Proteins found in one Lycium ferocissimum isolate CSIRO_LF1 chromosome 6, AGI_CSIRO_Lferr_CH_V1, whole genome shotgun sequence genomic segment:
- the LOC132059323 gene encoding small ribosomal subunit protein uS13z/uS13y/uS13x has translation MSLVANEEFQHILRVQNTNVDGKQKIMFAMTSIKGIGRRFANIACKKADIDMNKRAGELSAAELDSLMVVVANPRQFKIPDWFLNRQKDYKDGKFSQVTSNALDMKLRDDLERLKKIRNHRGLRHYWGLRVRGQHTKTTGRRGKTVGVSKKR, from the exons ATG TCGTTGGTTGCAAACGAAGAGTTTCAGCACATTCTTCGTGTACAAAACACAAATGTTGATGGAAAGCAAAAGATCATGTTTGCTATGACCTCTATCAAAGGTATTGGTCGTCGTTTTGCTAACATTGCTTGCAAGAAAGCTGACATCGATATGAACAAAAG GGCTGGAGAGCTTTCTGCTGCAGAGCTTGACAGCTTGATGGTGGTTGTGGCTAATCCTCGCCAATTCAAAATCCCAGATTGGTTTTTGAACAGGCAGAAGGATTACAAGGATGGCAAGTTTTCCCAAGTTACATCTAATGCCCTTGACATGAAACTTAGGGACGATCTTGAAAGGCTGAAGAAGATCAG GAATCATCGTGGTTTGCGTCACTACTGGGGCCTTCGTGTACGTGGTCAGCACACAAAGACCACTGGCCGCAGGGGGAAGACTGTTGGTGTCTCCAAGAAGAGATAA
- the LOC132061097 gene encoding putative F-box/LRR-repeat protein At4g13960 yields MVRISKLPTEILHQIPSLLSTKTAARTSVLSKLWLKACSTNPYLCFDQSDFGEDDLHSEFLHFHCQLLRVVDNTLERYRRENLPISAFKLCISFSNHTDCDGLVDKWLDIVAEKRVSRVALLVRSRSRNLSERYTLLADTIFAIKSLQQLELDHCKILKQKALLSKDKIKCSNLKNLTLRYVTVTESYRRLPIEEVHISDTPNLLSFEYVNKGNLEPSSVKICLRTLNIGTCQNLRGVEFVNTEIDDTVLFELIQKLHFIKELILHCCKCLKKIKISSSTLEVCSLAMCDLLVRAIFDVPKLLSLVVSEQYGLPSLSFVSASSQCRISINYGALWYIKQCIHLQRSLVELHHQVVDLTLSSMYVDEGMRSISRIDHLPISEVERLILYPDIFGQTYSSYFDVIFSICWPKSLTVHCDQKFREFLQQQLLKKRQRRFTKCTWKEYLINAHVEYKKEIEDDWVTLDRNMLRSNPRFIEEIHTIRFKQTQRKEKNNESSISR; encoded by the exons ATGGTTAGAATTTCAAAGTTACCAACAGAAATTCTTCACCAAATACCGTCTCTTCTCTCCACAAAAACTGCTGCTCGAACCAGCGTATTGTCGAAACTATGGCTTAAAGCGTGCTCTACGAACCCCTATCTCTGTTTTGATCAATCTGATTTTGGTGAGGATGATTTACATAGTGAGTTTTTACACTTCCATTGTCAATTATTGAGGGTCGTAGACAATACTTTGGAAAGATATCGCCGTGAAAATCTACCTATTTCGGCTTTTAAACTTTGCATCTCTTTTTCTAATCATACTGATTGTGACGGTCTAGTCGATAAATGGCTAGATATTGTAGCAGAGAAACGGGTTTCACGGGTTGCACTTTTGGTGAGAAGCAGATCAAGAAACCTTTCAGAAAGATATACTTTGTTAGCTGATACCATATTCGCGATCAAATCCCTGCAGCAGTTGGAGTTAGATCACTGCAAAATACTGAAACAAAAAGCACTACTTTctaaagataaaattaagtgCAGTAACCTAAAAAATCTAACCTTGCGCTATGTTACTGTTACCGAATCA TATCGTAGGCTGCCAATTGAGGAAGTTCATATTTCTGATACGCCGAATTTGTTAtcttttgaatatgtgaacaaaGGTAATTTGGAGCCTTCATCTGTTAAAATATGTCTGCGTACGTTAAATATTGGCACTTGTCAGAATCTCAGAGGGGTAGAATTTGTGAACACTGAAATTGATGATACGGTTCTCTTTGAGCTTATACAAAAACTCCACTTCATCAAGGAATTGATCTTACACTGCTGTAAGtgcttgaaaaaaataaaaatctctaGCTCAACCCTCGAGGTTTGTAGCTTAGCTATGTGCGATTTATTAGTGCGAGCCATTTTTGACGTGCCCAAGTTACTCTCCTTAGTCGTCTCCGAACAATATGGACTACCTTCTTTATCTTTTGTGAGTGCTTCAAGCCAATGCCGGATTTCCATAAATTATGGCGCTCTATGGTATATTAAGCAGTGCATTCACTTACAGAGATCTCTAGTTGAGTTGCATCATCAGGTTGTAGACCTGACATTGTCTAGTATGTATGTTGACGAAGGCATGAGATCAATAAGTCGAATTGATCATCTTCCGATATCTGAAGTTGAGAGATTGATACTATATCCTGACATCTTCGGACAAACATATTCATCTTATTTTGATGTCATCTTCTCAATTTGTTGGCCCAAGAGTCTAACAGTACATTGTGACCAAAAATTTAGAGAGTTTCTACAACAACAATTGTTGAAGAAGAGACAACGGAGATTTACCAAGTGTACTTGGAAAGAATATCTCATAAATGCTCATGTAGAGTACAAGAAGGAGATAGAAGATGATTGGGTGACTCTAGATAGGAACATGTTGAGATCTAACCCTCGTTTTATTGAAGAGATCCATACAATTCGCTTCAAGCAAActcaaagaaaagagaaaaataatgaatCATCTATTTCAAGGTAA
- the LOC132060654 gene encoding uncharacterized protein LOC132060654, with protein sequence MEAEQFMLSRRSLVELNDLSVDLTLCNINKDLRLPSEIDRLPTAAVENVILLYPVSYSSYFDVIIFSICWPKSLTLHYFDKKIGEFLRPQLLKERQWRFIEYTWKEYHMNARIEYKKKNRDDWMTLDRKILATDPRIIEEMNMMPFKQTQRKENNKYSYISRCISRWIAHSSGF encoded by the exons ATGGAAGCCGAGCAGTTCATGCTCTCACGGAGATCTCTAGTTGAGTTGAATGATCTGTCTGTAGATTTGACATTgtgtaatattaataaggactTGAGATTACCAAGTGAAATTGATCGCCTTCCCACAGCTGCAGTTGAGAATGTGATACTACTATATCCGGTATCATATTCATCTTACTTTGATGTCATCATCTTCTCAATTTGTTGGCCCAAGAGTTTAACCTTACATTACTTTGACAAAAAAATTGGAGAGTTTCTACGTCCACAGTTGTTGAAGGAGAGACAATGGAGATTTATCGAATATACTTGGAAAGAGTATCACATGAATGCTCGGATAGAGTACAAGAAAAAGAATCGAGACGATTGGATGACTCTTGACAGGAAAATATTGGCCACTGACCCTCGCATTATTGAAGAGATGAATATGATGCCCTTCAAGCAAACTCAAAGAAAAGAGAACAataaatattcatatatttcaag ATGCATTTCTAGATGGATAGCTCATTCTTCTGGATTTTAG